The proteins below are encoded in one region of Antennarius striatus isolate MH-2024 chromosome 7, ASM4005453v1, whole genome shotgun sequence:
- the fbxl5 gene encoding F-box/LRR-repeat protein 5 isoform X2, protein MAPFPDEVDVFTGPHWRMKQLVGLYCEKLSKTNFSNNNDFRSFLQSLCATFKEFKMHEQIENEYIIGLLQQRCCTVYNVHSDNKLSEMLSLFEKGLHSVKSECEQLNYAQQLKERLEAFTQDFLPHMKEEEEVFQPMLMQYFSYEELKDIKKQVIAQHCSQQQWDCANVVLKGFSLWSQAEELQKAFKYADHEKTDYELEKDRNSSTHITQLPTEIMLRLFHYLGPEDLCRCSQVCSSWSELAKTGSLWRHLYPVRWARGDYYNGPPGDLDQDPDEEWVKSRQNEGRAYQEWDEDADVDESDVSGHTHGSLAISTAKREKRLLHGIIQNLLPVVGSSVKSIVLAFSSTVSSKMVRQILSLCPNITHLDLTQTDVTDFAFDSWLSFGACLSLEHLDLSGCEKITDYTLRKLSVGLGDLTSSTSSDKRSYRRAKLFKSVPLPIALMEEKNLDTVARKRQAIIFKQGTGRWGAAASPTQVWVLDSSDLADIEDAAEWSRRDWMPLSGTENFVETQLVGGSCCCRRSSRRGHRTGSSASYLHQQYAMSGEIFCGHSTCCTSDIALRTFAGPQCESGTSTAEFRTKCSLLGGLQCHEQRTNPSKAKRSLRFLSLSGCYQVTDLGLRALSQRGGLPVLEHLNLSGCLFVTEVGLQELVSACPSLNDEHFYYCDNINGPHADTASGCQNLQCGFRACCRSGE, encoded by the exons ATGGCTCCTTTTCCTGACGAGGTGGATGTCTTTACTGGGCCTCACTGGCGAATGAAGCAGCTGGTGGGCCTGTATTGTGAAAAG CTTTCAAAAACCAATTTCTCCAACAACAATGATTTCCGGTCGTTTCTTCAGTCACTATGTGCAACCTTTAAGGAGTTCAAGATGCATGAACAAATTGAGAATGAATACATCATCGGTCTGTTGCAGCAGCGCTGCTGCACAGTGTACAATGTGCACTCTGACAACAAACTCTCCGAGATGTTATCCCTCTTTGAAAAGGGGTTGCACAGCGTGAAG AGTGAATGTGAGCAGTTAAATTATGCTCAACAGCTGAAGGAGAGATTGGAGGCGTTTACACAAGACTTTCTGCCACAcatgaaggaagaagaagag GTGTTCCAGCCAATGCTCATGCAGTACTTCTCCTATGAGGAGCTCAAGGACATCAAGAAACAGGTCATAGCACAGCACTGCAGCCAACAGCAGTGGGACTGTGCCAATGTGGTGCTCAAGGGCTTCAGTTTGTGGAGTCAAGCAGAGGAGCTGCAGAAAGCCTTCAAATATGCCGACCACGAGAAGACAGACTATG AACTGGAAAAGGACAGAAACTCTTCAACCCACATCACCCAACTTCCTACAGAAATCATGCTGAGGCTATTCCACTATTTAGGCCCTGAAGATCTGTGTCGCTGCAGTCAGGTGTGCAGCTCCTGGTCTGAGTTGGCAAAGACGGGCTCTCTCTGGAGGCATCTCTACCCTGTCCGTTGGGCTAGAG GTGATTATTATAACGGCCCCCCTGGTGATCTGGACCAGGACCCAGATGAAGAGTGGGTGAAGAGTCGGCAGAATGAGGGTCGAGCCTATCAGGAATGGGACGAGGATGCTGATGTTGATGAGTCTG ATGTATCGGGTCACACACATGGCTCCCTGGCAATTAGCACTGCTAAGCGAGAGAAGAGGCTTCTACATGGGATCATCCAAAACCTTCTGCCAGTCGTGGGTTCATCTGTCAAGTCGATTGTTCTGGCATTCAGTTCTACAGTCTCCAGTAAAATG gTGCGACAGATCCTCAGTTTGTGCCCCAACATTACTCATCTGGACCTGACCCAGACTGATGTAACAGATTTTGCATTTGACAG CTGGTTGTCTTTCGGCGCCTGTTTGTCTCTGGAGCACCTGGATCTGTCTGGTTGTGAGAAGATTACTGATTACACCTTGAGGAAGCTCTCAGTCGGGCTGGGTGACCTCACGTCTTCCACCTCTTCTGATAAACGCTCATACCGGCGAGCCAAGCTCTTCAAAAGCGTCCCGCTGCCCATTGCTCTCATGGAAGAGAAAAACCTGGATACAGTTGCGCGGAAGCGACAGGCCATCATTTTCAAGCAAGGAACTGGCCGTTGGGGTGCTGCCGCATCCCCCACACAAGTGTGGGTCTTGGACTCGTCAGACCTGGCTGATATTGAGGATGCTGCAGAGTGGAGCCGTCGTGATTGGATGCCTCTCTCTGGAACAGAAAACTTTGTAGAGACTCAGCTTGTGGGCGGTTCGTGCTGttgcaggaggagcagcaggcgTGGGCACAGGACTGGCTCCAGCGCCTCGTATTTGCATCAGCAGTATGCCATGTCAGGGGAAATATTTTGTGGTCACTCCACCTGCTGCACTAGTGACATAGCCCTTAGAACTTTTGCAGGGCCTCAGTGCGAGTCAGGAACCAGCACTGCAGAGTTTCGGACTAAATGCTCCTTGCTAGGGGGCCTGCAGTGTCATGAACAGAGGACTAACCCGTCAAAAGCGAAACGCTCTTTGAGATTTCTCAGTCTCTCTGGGTGTTATCAAGTCACAGATCTGGGCTTGAG ggctcTGTCACAGCGTGGAGGACTTCCTGTCCTGGAGCATCTCAACTTGTCCGGCTGTCTCTTCGTCACTGAGGTGGGGCTGCAGGAGCTGGTGTCAGCCTGTCCTTCCCTCAATGACGAACACTTTTATTACTGCGATAATATCAATG GTCCTCATGCAGACACGGCCAGTGGCTGCCAGAACCTGCAGTGTGGTTTCAGGGCCTGCTGTCGCTCTGGAGAGTGA
- the fbxl5 gene encoding F-box/LRR-repeat protein 5 isoform X1, producing MAPFPDEVDVFTGPHWRMKQLVGLYCEKLSKTNFSNNNDFRSFLQSLCATFKEFKMHEQIENEYIIGLLQQRCCTVYNVHSDNKLSEMLSLFEKGLHSVKSECEQLNYAQQLKERLEAFTQDFLPHMKEEEEVFQPMLMQYFSYEELKDIKKQVIAQHCSQQQWDCANVVLKGFSLWSQAEELQKAFKYADHEKTDYELEKDRNSSTHITQLPTEIMLRLFHYLGPEDLCRCSQVCSSWSELAKTGSLWRHLYPVRWARGDYYNGPPGDLDQDPDEEWVKSRQNEGRAYQEWDEDADVDESDVSGHTHGSLAISTAKREKRLLHGIIQNLLPVVGSSVKSIVLAFSSTVSSKMVRQILSLCPNITHLDLTQTDVTDFAFDSWLSFGACLSLEHLDLSGCEKITDYTLRKLSVGLGDLTSSTSSDKRSYRRAKLFKSVPLPIALMEEKNLDTVARKRQAIIFKQGTGRWGAAASPTQVWVLDSSDLADIEDAAEWSRRDWMPLSGTENFVETQLVGGSCCCRRSSRRGHRTGSSASYLHQQYAMSGEIFCGHSTCCTSDIALRTFAGPQCESGTSTAEFRTKCSLLGGLQCHEQRTNPSKAKRSLRFLSLSGCYQVTDLGLRALSQRGGLPVLEHLNLSGCLFVTEVGLQELVSACPSLNDEHFYYCDNINGNTLDGVLFPLRHSFICIDDLIRCFANIL from the exons ATGGCTCCTTTTCCTGACGAGGTGGATGTCTTTACTGGGCCTCACTGGCGAATGAAGCAGCTGGTGGGCCTGTATTGTGAAAAG CTTTCAAAAACCAATTTCTCCAACAACAATGATTTCCGGTCGTTTCTTCAGTCACTATGTGCAACCTTTAAGGAGTTCAAGATGCATGAACAAATTGAGAATGAATACATCATCGGTCTGTTGCAGCAGCGCTGCTGCACAGTGTACAATGTGCACTCTGACAACAAACTCTCCGAGATGTTATCCCTCTTTGAAAAGGGGTTGCACAGCGTGAAG AGTGAATGTGAGCAGTTAAATTATGCTCAACAGCTGAAGGAGAGATTGGAGGCGTTTACACAAGACTTTCTGCCACAcatgaaggaagaagaagag GTGTTCCAGCCAATGCTCATGCAGTACTTCTCCTATGAGGAGCTCAAGGACATCAAGAAACAGGTCATAGCACAGCACTGCAGCCAACAGCAGTGGGACTGTGCCAATGTGGTGCTCAAGGGCTTCAGTTTGTGGAGTCAAGCAGAGGAGCTGCAGAAAGCCTTCAAATATGCCGACCACGAGAAGACAGACTATG AACTGGAAAAGGACAGAAACTCTTCAACCCACATCACCCAACTTCCTACAGAAATCATGCTGAGGCTATTCCACTATTTAGGCCCTGAAGATCTGTGTCGCTGCAGTCAGGTGTGCAGCTCCTGGTCTGAGTTGGCAAAGACGGGCTCTCTCTGGAGGCATCTCTACCCTGTCCGTTGGGCTAGAG GTGATTATTATAACGGCCCCCCTGGTGATCTGGACCAGGACCCAGATGAAGAGTGGGTGAAGAGTCGGCAGAATGAGGGTCGAGCCTATCAGGAATGGGACGAGGATGCTGATGTTGATGAGTCTG ATGTATCGGGTCACACACATGGCTCCCTGGCAATTAGCACTGCTAAGCGAGAGAAGAGGCTTCTACATGGGATCATCCAAAACCTTCTGCCAGTCGTGGGTTCATCTGTCAAGTCGATTGTTCTGGCATTCAGTTCTACAGTCTCCAGTAAAATG gTGCGACAGATCCTCAGTTTGTGCCCCAACATTACTCATCTGGACCTGACCCAGACTGATGTAACAGATTTTGCATTTGACAG CTGGTTGTCTTTCGGCGCCTGTTTGTCTCTGGAGCACCTGGATCTGTCTGGTTGTGAGAAGATTACTGATTACACCTTGAGGAAGCTCTCAGTCGGGCTGGGTGACCTCACGTCTTCCACCTCTTCTGATAAACGCTCATACCGGCGAGCCAAGCTCTTCAAAAGCGTCCCGCTGCCCATTGCTCTCATGGAAGAGAAAAACCTGGATACAGTTGCGCGGAAGCGACAGGCCATCATTTTCAAGCAAGGAACTGGCCGTTGGGGTGCTGCCGCATCCCCCACACAAGTGTGGGTCTTGGACTCGTCAGACCTGGCTGATATTGAGGATGCTGCAGAGTGGAGCCGTCGTGATTGGATGCCTCTCTCTGGAACAGAAAACTTTGTAGAGACTCAGCTTGTGGGCGGTTCGTGCTGttgcaggaggagcagcaggcgTGGGCACAGGACTGGCTCCAGCGCCTCGTATTTGCATCAGCAGTATGCCATGTCAGGGGAAATATTTTGTGGTCACTCCACCTGCTGCACTAGTGACATAGCCCTTAGAACTTTTGCAGGGCCTCAGTGCGAGTCAGGAACCAGCACTGCAGAGTTTCGGACTAAATGCTCCTTGCTAGGGGGCCTGCAGTGTCATGAACAGAGGACTAACCCGTCAAAAGCGAAACGCTCTTTGAGATTTCTCAGTCTCTCTGGGTGTTATCAAGTCACAGATCTGGGCTTGAG ggctcTGTCACAGCGTGGAGGACTTCCTGTCCTGGAGCATCTCAACTTGTCCGGCTGTCTCTTCGTCACTGAGGTGGGGCTGCAGGAGCTGGTGTCAGCCTGTCCTTCCCTCAATGACGAACACTTTTATTACTGCGATAATATCAATGGTAACACACTCGACGGGGTCCTCTTCCCTCTCAGACACTCATTTATATGCATTGATGATCTAATAAGGTGCTttgcaaatatactgtaa